The Planctomycetota bacterium region GCGGTAGGCTGGCACCTTCATCGTCTCATCGGGCGTGCGTCCGAAGGTCGCCTCTGGCTTCGCGCTCTCGCGTTGCTGCTGCCAGTTGTACTCCACCTCGCCCTCGATGGGAGCGCGTTTCCAGAGGTCGCGGTACACGTGCGTGGCCTGCCAGGGGAACTGCTCCTTGGGGCCTGCGGGCGGCTCGCGGGTGAGGGTGGCAAAGGTGTCGTAGTAGATGCCGAACCCGGCCTGCATGAACTCCGCGTCATGGTGCCGGACGAGCACGGGCTTATGCCTGAACGCCTTCTGGAACGCCTCTGCCAGCAGGCGCCGCTGCTCCGCTGTCGGCGCGGGATTGTGGTGCTCGCCAAAGCGGCCGATGAGGCCCATCTGCACGGCGAAGACACGCGGGTCCTCGTCCCAGGCCTGGCCGAGCTTCGCCACCAGCCGCCTCAGCCGCTCCTGGAACGCCGGGCTGTCGTAGTCGAAGGTCTGCAAGTCGGCGGGCCAGTGCTGCTTTCCCGGAGACCCATCCCAGTCGAGATACACGCGCGGCACGAGCTTGACATTCAGGTCCTCGAAGCGCCTGCCCCTGGCTTGAGTGATCGTGTTCGTATGGGCGATGATGCGCTCCACAGTGTCCTCCGCGCTGACTTCGATGTCATTCCACCTGATATACTGGCGCTTCAGGAGGCCGTAGCCATTCTTCTTGTAGTCGCGGAAGCCTTTGAGGGGGTTGTTGATCGCGCCCTGGAACTCGGGCGGCGCCACCGTGACCCAGCCATTGCGAATGGAGGTGCTGCCGGCCGACGGCGCGTTCGCGGCCTGGGCCGCCGCCCACACGGACCCGACGAAGGCCAGCACAAGTTCCCTGGGCACTCTCACTTGCGGAAGCCCTTCTCGGAGGCGGAGCGTCTGCCGCGGGACGTCCCGGACTTCGCTGAAATGGAGATGACGGCCCGGCGAATCATCTTAGACCACCTCCCTCCTGGGCGCAAGCTCGGCTTCCGGACGACCCCGCCCCACAGCCCCGGTCGCACGCCAATCGCCCGTTCTCGGGCCTCCACCCATACTTGCTCATCGTCCGGACACACCCGGTATGGCCGGAACATCTTTCTCTCGTCCCTACGCTCTGCGTAGGGACGGGCCTCTTGGCCGCTCCGCGGCCTCTTCGTCAGCGAAAAGAACCNNNNNNNNNNNNNNNNNNNNNNNNNNNNNNNNNNNNNNNNNNNNNNNNNNNNNNNNNNNNNNNNNNNNNNNNNNNNNNNNNNNNNNNNNNNNNNNNNNNNTCCCGCGGGTTGCCAACCCGCGGGAGGTTGGGGTCGGGAGGTTGGGGTTGGACGCAGGAGCGTCCGGATCATCGCCCCCACGCGGAGCGTAGGGGCGAGAAGGAGAAGGTGACGGAGCATAGGGGCGAGAAAGAAAACCTCCGCAAGTGGGACGCTTGCGGCTGCTCTCCCTCGTCCCCGCGCTCACCCCCCTTTTTCCTCGTCCCTACGCTCTGCTCCTTTCTCTCGTCCCAACGCTCTGCGTGGGGACGGGCCTCTTGGCCGCTCCGCGGCCTCTTCGTCAGCGAAAAGAACCTCCCGCGGGTTGCCAACCCGCGGGAGGTTGGGGTCGGGAGGTTGGGGTTGGACGCGGAAGGGCTGTGCCGAGCGGCTGGCGGGCGCCGCCTGCCCATGCTGTATCAACCCTGTGAGGAGGAAGGTGATACAGCATGGGTAGATGGGCGAGAATGGGCGATTCTCGCGGTTCCGGCCATGCTGGCTCATCTGCGGGATGAGCCAGCATGCGGCGGGGAACGCCTTGGAGCGTAAGGCGTTGCGGCATAGCGAGTTATGTGGCGGCCCTCGCCGGCGCCGCAGCACCCGCGCCATGCTTCCCGATGGCGGCTGCGCGGGGGTGCCAAACCCTGATGAGCCCAAGTCCAGATGGCCGTTTCGTGTGCCGCGCGGGGGCCGTCTCGGCGACCCTGCCGCAGCCCTCACCGCGAGTAGCGCTCGTGCACGGCAGGCATGGCGGGGAAGGGGGCGTGCGGCTCGGCCTGGTACCAGTAGGCCACCGAGGCAATGTCGTCGGTGAGCGGCTGGAACTTGCCGCCCGGCCACCAGCCCAGGGCCTGCATCGTGACCTTCAGGTCGCGCTTGAAGCGGATGGGGTCGAGGATGTGCCAGCGGTAGAGGCCGTGCCGCGGCACCTGGCCCTCGGGCTTGCTGTAGAGGGGATAGCCGAGGAACGGGGTCGAGTAGGTCTGCCCGCCGAAGCCCCAGGCGCCGCAGAAGTAGTCCTCGGTGCCCGTGCCGCAGATCGTCGGGAATCGGCCATCGCCGTCCATGTAGAACTTGATCTCGCCCTCGCCCCACCAGCCGTTGGAGAGCTGGGTCCAGGCCATGAAGGTGCCGACGTAGTGCCCCCGCCCCTTCACGCCGTCGAGCAGAACGTGCTCGGGGTACTCGCGGGTGGTGAGCGAGCGGCGCCATTGGGCGTGGAGGTAGGCTGCCTCATCGGGCACGGGCTGGAGGGCGTAGGTGATCTGGTAGAAGAAGCCGCCGATGGCCTCCCAGCGCTGGTTCTCGATGGTCACGCGGGCGCGCCGGCGGAAGGGCATGGGGAAGTAGCAGTTGAAGCCGCCCGAGGGGTTGACGCAGATGGGCAGCGAATTCACGTTGTAGCGCAGCGCGTGGCCGTTGCAGAAGAAGTCGCCCAGGGGCACCTCGATGGAGGGCGCCTCCTCGCCGTCCCAGGCGAAGCGCAGCAGGCAGTCGCGATAGGCCTTGGGGTCCACCGTGATCCAGATGTGCTGGAGGACGCCGGGGCCTTGGATGTCGGCAAGAGTCACGGTCTGGCCCGGCTCGAGGGTGATGCAGGGCCGCACCTTCCAGCCCTGCCCGAGCATGGAGGCGGGGCCTTGGCCATGGGGGTCCTCCTTCGCCCCGCCGCCTTTTTCCCCGGTGGGGTTCTCCGCCGAGATCGAGCGCGTCTCGGCCTCCGACAGCAGCGGCAGCGTTCCGAGGCCCAGGCCCAGGCGAGGCAGTGCGTCCATCCGGCATCCTCCAGCAGCAGGGGGAGTGTCTGGCAACACGCGTGTAGGGTTACCACAGGATCTCTCCGCTGTCAAGACGCGGATGGCCGTCTGCGTGAGAGTCTGCTTGACCCTGTACGCCATCGGGTGTTGACTACATGTAGCAGAGGAGAACGGGCACAGCCGCAGGAGGGTTGGCCATGAGGATGATGCTGAGGGTGAACTTGGCGACCGAGAGGGCCAATGCGTTGGCTCGGGCAGGGAAGCTGTCGAGCACGATTCGCTCGATCCTGGACGACTTGAAGCCCGAGGCCGCCTATTTCGTGGCGGACGAGGGCCAGCGCACGGGCTTCCTGTTCATCAACGTCGCCGACAGTTCGGAGATTCCTCGCATCGCCGAGCCCTGGTTCCTGGCGCTCGATGCAGAGGTGGACCTGCGCCCGGTCATGAACACTGACGACCTGGCCAAGGCCGCCGCGCACATTGACCAGGCCGCGCGCAAGTATGGCGCGTAGGCCGCCGCGCGCTCCTTGACTTCCCCGTACCGCGTGGTATCCTGGCAGGAATGACAGAGGGAGTATCCGCTTCAGTCGTCTGTGCCCTCGCCGCCCTGCTGGCGGTCGCGCCCCGGGCCATCGCCGCGGGGGCGATCGCGGGCACTGAGGGGCCGGCCCCGCTCGCCGACGTGCTCGAGCCCATCCGCGCGAAGCACAAGCTGCCCGCCCTCGCCGCAGCCGTGGTGCTCAAGGGGCAGGTGGTCGCGCTCGACGCTGTCGGCGTGCGGAAGGCGGGCACCGACGTGGCCGTGACGCGGGACGACCAGTTCCACATCGGCTCGTGCACCAAGGCGATGACGGCCACGCTCGTCGGCCTCCTGGTCGAGCAGGGGAAGCTGAAGTGGGAGACGACCCTGGCCGAGGCGCTGCCCGGCCTCGCCGAGGCCATGCACCCCGACTTCCGCCCCGTGACGATCCGCCAGCTCCTCTGCCATCGCGGCGGCGTCCACCCCAACCTGCCCGAGGGCAAGTCGTGGGCCGACGCCGCGCAGGGCGACACGCCGCGCGAGCAGCGCGCCCACTTCGCCCGCGCCCACCTCACCCAGCCGCCCGCGTACAGGCCGGGCACAAAGTACCAGTACTCCAACGCGGGCTATGGCATCGTGGGCGCCGTCCTCGAGCAGCTCACCGACACCCCCTTCGAAACGCTGATGCGCACGAGGCTCTTCGAGCCGCTGGGCATGGCCTCGGCCGGCTTCGGGGCCATGGGCACGCCCGGCAAGGCGGACCAGCCCTGGCAGCACCGCGTGAACGAACGGGGCGAGGCCGTGGCCATCGAGCCCGGGCCGCGGAGCGACAACCCCGACCCCCTCGGCCCCGGCGGCAAGGTGCACTGCTCGCTGGCCGACTGGGCGAAGTTCGTGATGGAGCACCTGCCCACCAGCCCGCGCTCGCCCCGGCTGCTGAAGCCTGAAACCCTGGCCACGCTGCACGAGCCGCCCGAGGGCGGCGTCTATGCCCTCGGCTGGAACGTGATGGGCCGCCCCTGGGGCGGCGGCCGCGTGTTCATGCACGCCGGCAGCAACACGATGAACTACGCGGTGGCCTGGCTGGCCCCACTGCGCGACTTCGCCGTGCTGGTCGCGACCAACCAGGGCAACGGCGGCGCCGAGAAGGCCGTGGATGAAGCCGCGGGAGCGCTCGTGCGCAAGTTCCTGGAGCCCCGATGACCACCCGCCGCCGCATCCCCCGCGAGCAGAGGGACTGAGAGCACGCCGAGCCGGCCGTGCGCGTGTGGGTGCAGTACGCCGAGCGCAAGTTCGGCGTCGAGTTCCGCCACCACGAGTGCCAGGTGCATCTCGACGAACTCGTCGCCACCCAGTCCGAGATCGAGCGGGTCAAATACCAGCTCGTCCGCGACGAGGGCTATCGCGCCGACGAGCCGATCATGGTCTACCGCGGCCGCCTCGGCACACCGTTCATCGTGGACGGCCACACCCGCGCCCGCGTGAAGTGGGACCTCGGGGAGCGCGTGGTGACGGCCATCGTGCTCTCGGCGACGAACGTGGAGCTCGACGCGGAGTTCGCCCGTATCGCCGAGGCCGTAGGCGGCGGCAAGCCGATGCACATCCGCGACGTGCCGGTGGTGGACCGCATCGGCGAGGGCACCGAGGCCTGGGCGAAACGCCGCGCCGAGCTGCACCGCGAGCGCGAGCGCGGCCTCGCCCGCAAGCGCGCCGCCTCCCAGCAGCGCCAGAAGTAGCCGCCACCGCCGCCCCACCCAGGCCGAGCGAGCAGCCGCCCCGAGCCTCTCGCGGGGCGCGGCGCACTTCTCCTGCGGCCCCCAGGCCCCGAACGCGCCGGCGCGCTCCGCCCGCGTGCACTGCCGGGCTTCGCCACTCGGGGGGTGAGCCTACATTTCGCCCTTGGTTTCGACGACCCAGATGTTGCGGTACTGGACCGGGTTGCCGTGGTCCTGAAGGTGGATGCCGCCCGGCTCCTTGGGGTCGCCGCCCCAGTGCGCGGCCGTGGGGTTGGGCACCTCGGTCTTGTCCTGCACCAGCACGCCGTTGTGGAGAACGGTGAGGGTGGCGTTCTTGATCTTCTTCCCCTCGGCGTCGAAGCGCGGGGCGGTGAAGGTGATGTCGTAGGTCTGCCATTGCATGGGCGGAGCGCACATGTTGACGAGGGGCCGCCCGCAGCCGTAGATGCCGCCGCACTCGTTGCTCTCGCCCGAGAGGCCATAGCTATCGAGCACCTGCACCTCGTAGCGTCCCTGGAGGTACACGCCGCTGTTGCCGCGGCCCTGGCCGCGGGCCTTGGGCATGAAGGGGGTGCGGAACTCGAGGTGGAGCTTGCAGTCGCCGAACCTCTTGCGCGAGATGACGCCGCCGCCGCGCACCTCCATCGCCTTCTCCTCGGGCAGGAGCTTCCAGGGGCTGTCCTTGCCGTCGCGGGTCTGCCACTCGTCGAGGCAGGTGCCGTCGAAGAGCACCACGGCGCCCTGCGGCGGCTTGGCGCCCAGCGTGGGCGAGAGGCGCACGACCTTCTTCATCTCGAACGTGCCGCCGGGCGTGCCCTGGATGGTTCCCGTGAATCGCTCGCCCTCGATCGTGCCCGTCCACTCGGTGCCTTTGAGCTTGCCGTCGGCGGCCTTGCCACTGAACGCCACCTTGCCCTCGGCCTCCTTGCCCTGGAGGACGACGAGGGCGGGAATGCGCTTGTCGAACTCGTCGAGCAGATTGGCCTGATAGGCGCCGTCGCCGAGCGCGATCACCTGGGCCACGAGCGGCGCCTGGGCGCCGTTGGCCGACTTCCACGTGCCCTGCCAGTCGCCCATCGCGGCGTCTTGGGCGAGGGCGCTGCCCGCCATCAGAGCCACGGCT contains the following coding sequences:
- a CDS encoding DUF2961 domain-containing protein is translated as MDALPRLGLGLGTLPLLSEAETRSISAENPTGEKGGGAKEDPHGQGPASMLGQGWKVRPCITLEPGQTVTLADIQGPGVLQHIWITVDPKAYRDCLLRFAWDGEEAPSIEVPLGDFFCNGHALRYNVNSLPICVNPSGGFNCYFPMPFRRRARVTIENQRWEAIGGFFYQITYALQPVPDEAAYLHAQWRRSLTTREYPEHVLLDGVKGRGHYVGTFMAWTQLSNGWWGEGEIKFYMDGDGRFPTICGTGTEDYFCGAWGFGGQTYSTPFLGYPLYSKPEGQVPRHGLYRWHILDPIRFKRDLKVTMQALGWWPGGKFQPLTDDIASVAYWYQAEPHAPFPAMPAVHERYSR
- a CDS encoding serine hydrolase domain-containing protein; amino-acid sequence: MTEGVSASVVCALAALLAVAPRAIAAGAIAGTEGPAPLADVLEPIRAKHKLPALAAAVVLKGQVVALDAVGVRKAGTDVAVTRDDQFHIGSCTKAMTATLVGLLVEQGKLKWETTLAEALPGLAEAMHPDFRPVTIRQLLCHRGGVHPNLPEGKSWADAAQGDTPREQRAHFARAHLTQPPAYRPGTKYQYSNAGYGIVGAVLEQLTDTPFETLMRTRLFEPLGMASAGFGAMGTPGKADQPWQHRVNERGEAVAIEPGPRSDNPDPLGPGGKVHCSLADWAKFVMEHLPTSPRSPRLLKPETLATLHEPPEGGVYALGWNVMGRPWGGGRVFMHAGSNTMNYAVAWLAPLRDFAVLVATNQGNGGAEKAVDEAAGALVRKFLEPR
- a CDS encoding DUF1080 domain-containing protein, whose product is MRTVLAAVALMAGSALAQDAAMGDWQGTWKSANGAQAPLVAQVIALGDGAYQANLLDEFDKRIPALVVLQGKEAEGKVAFSGKAADGKLKGTEWTGTIEGERFTGTIQGTPGGTFEMKKVVRLSPTLGAKPPQGAVVLFDGTCLDEWQTRDGKDSPWKLLPEEKAMEVRGGGVISRKRFGDCKLHLEFRTPFMPKARGQGRGNSGVYLQGRYEVQVLDSYGLSGESNECGGIYGCGRPLVNMCAPPMQWQTYDITFTAPRFDAEGKKIKNATLTVLHNGVLVQDKTEVPNPTAAHWGGDPKEPGGIHLQDHGNPVQYRNIWVVETKGEM